A stretch of DNA from candidate division WOR-3 bacterium:
CCATCAAGTTCTGAAATTTTAACTTTTTTCTCCATCTTCTTTCTATGGAAAGCTACAGCAAATCTGTGTGCCTCACTTCTAATATCCCTTAAAAGTCTTATTGCATAAGTTTTTTTGGGTATCATCACCTCTCTGCCATCAGGAAAATAAAGCTGGTCAAAGGTTTTAGCAAAAGCACAAACTTTAACATCTTTTATATCAAGTTCTTTGAGAGCATTTAAAGCTGCACTTAACTGTGGTTTTCCACCATCAATTATAAATAAATCTGGAAATTTTTCATTTTCTTCTTTCAATCTTTTAAATCTTCTCTTTACAACCTCATAAACCATCTGTGGATCAGATCTTGCTTCCTCTGTTTTAATTTTATATTTTCTATAAGATTTTTTATCCCTTTTACCATTTTTAAAAACAACAACCGCACCAACCCTTTCATCTCCAAAGGAATGGGAAATATCAAGGCACTCAATATGAAAAGGATAATCTTTAAGATTTAAATTTTCTTTTAGTTCAACAATTGCCTTAGATGGTAAAATTTTCCCCTTCTTTTCAATATAGTATTCCTCAAGTTTTATCCTCGCATTTTCCTCAGCCATTTTTAAAAGTTTTTCCTCGTCTTCACCTTCAGGTTCTCTAAATTTAATTGAAACATTTCTCTTAAGTTTTAAAGCCTCTTCTATCTCCTTATAATTTTCATCAACTTTAATTAAAATAATTTCCTCTGAACCAAGAATACCTGAAAGGTAATACTGGGAAGCAAAAGAAAATAAAACATCCTTTTCCTCATAATAGAAAGGAACATCAAGAATAAAGTTTTCCATATCAAGAAGTTTTCCTTTTCTAACTCTTAAAAGGGAAATGGATGCAAAGGGATGATGAATCTGACATGCTAAAACATCAAGGGATTTTTCTTCCTCTAAAACAGCAATCTGACTTCTTGAAAGTTCTCTTATTGAATATAAAGCATCCCTTAATCTTGCCGCTTTTTCAAATTCCATTTTTTCCTTACATTTCTCTATTTCCTTTAAAAGATAATCCTCCACACTTTCTGTTCTTCCTGTAAAAAATAAAACTGCTTTATTTACTACTTCTCTATACTCTTTAGGGTCTACAAACCCCTCTACACAGGGAGCAGGACACCTTTTAAGTTCGTATTCAAGACAGGGATTTATTTTCTTTTTTGAGGGTAATTTATATTTACAAGTTCTTATTGGAAAAATTCTTAAAGTCATTCTCAATGCTTTTCTAAGAGATTTAGCAGAATGAAATGGTCCTATAAGTAAAGAGCCATCATCCCTTAAATCTCTTGTCATGAAAATTCTTGGATACATTTCTCTTAAGGTTATTTTAAGATACGGATATTTTTTGTCATCCCTTAATCTTATATTGAATCTCGGCTTTTTACTTTTAATTAAATTATTTTCAAGAAGAAGTGCCTCAGGTTCAGATGAAGTAACAATAAACTCAAAATTTTTAACCTTTTCTATCATTAAGCTCAATCTTGGATTCTCATACTCTGCATTTAGGTGAGTTCTTATCCTTTCTTTTAAATTTCTTGCCTTACCTATGTAAAGAAGGTTACCTTTTTTATCATAAAAAAGATAAACTCCTGGTTTTTCAGGAACAAGTTCAAGATTTTCCTTATTAAATTCCATTATTTAAAAGAGAACTTAAAGGATGTTAAATAGAATTTATTTTTTTTATAAATTTTATTATCCTTAAAAACTGTCAAATAATGAGTACCCGGATTTAACTCTAAATCTTCTGCAAGATAATACAAAAGTTTATCAGTTTTCTTTAAGGAATCAGATATATCAACACTATCAATAAAAACTTTTAACCCCTTTATATTATTTACTTTAAGAACAAAAAGAACCTCTTCAGGTGTTAAAACCTCTTCCTCTGAAGGTGATATAATCATAATTTCCTTTTCAATTTTAACAATAAATTTAAAAAGAATAACGAAGATTAATGATAATGTAACAAGAGCAGGAACAAAAGTTTTAATTATTTTTTCCTTTCTCCTTCCCCTTTTTAAAACTTCTTTTCTTATTCTCAATTTCACATCAAGGGGGACTTCTATTTCAAAAGATTTAAAAAATTCCTTTACCTTTTCATAATTTTCTTTACACTCCTTACATTCCTTTATGTGATTTTCAAGTTCTGTTAAACTTTCACCTTTATTTTCAATTATTTCAAATATTTCATTTATTTCAAAGTGTTTCATTTTAATAGTTCAATTAAAAGTTCTCTTCCCCTTTTAAGTCTTGTTTTTACAGTTCCTTCAGGAATACCAAGAATTTCTGCAATTTCCTTAACCTTAAAGCTTGAAATGTAATAAAGTTCGAGGGTTTCTCTTATTTCTTCTGGTAACATTTTCATTTTTTCAAAAATTTTTTCTTTCTTTTCGTCCCTCTCATAAGAATAATGTTTTTCATCAACAAAATCAAGGGGTATAAATTTTATAAATTTTCTCTTTCTATAAAAGGAAATAACAGAATTCATAGCAATTTTAAAAATCCAGGTATAATAGGAACTTCTTCCTTCAAATTTATCAAGCCCCTTATAAACTTTGAAAAATATTTCCTGACATAGATCTTGAGCATCCTCTCTATTTGATACCTTGTAATAAACATATTTCCATATTCTGTCAAAATATTTATCATAAAGGATATTGAAGAGATTTTCTTTTTCATTTTTATCCATTTTAAATTAATTTTTCCACAACATCTTTCTTTCTCTATCTCTTTCTCTTCTCATTTCTCTTAATTTTTCTCTTATTTCATTAAATCTTTTATTGCCAAGTTTATCGTAAACTTTCTTAAAAGCTTCAATCTGTTTGATTCTAAGATTCTTGTTAAGTTCTGCCAGTTCTTCTATCAATTTTTCAGCTTTATTAAAATCAATTTTTTCAGATTGCATAACTTCTTCCAGTTCAATCTCTTTGATTCTTATTTCTGATTTTATTTTTTCAGTTTCCTTTTCTAAATTAAAATAGAGGTTTTTAAAAAGTTCCGCTTCTTCCTTTGAAAGCCCTATATTTTTCTGAACATAACTATCAAGTGCCAAAACTCTTATAATTATTTCAGGATTTCTTTTTAAAAACATCCTTTTTAAGAATTCACCCTGTTCTGGTTGAGATATCAAGATTATTAAAGGTATTAAAGATTTCATATAAATTCTCCTTTTTATTTTAAGGGGTTTGAACCCTGAATTAATATTTGACGCAATTTAATTAAAAGTGGTTCATTTTTTATAATTTATTTCTGATGAAAAAAGAAAGAAAAAGATGTGAAAAACATCCTGAAAGATTTCTTACAAGAAAGTGTTTTAGGTGTAAGAAAGAGATATGTTCTAAATGTTCCATTAAAAAATACAGACATTATTTTTGTTCTAAAAAATGTATTTATTTATTCCTTTTTGAAAATTTTAAAAAGAAAAGAATTTATAAAGAACCTCTCTCTTACCCTTATATTAAAATTATTTTTGTTTCCTTTATACTATTATTTTTTATTTCAATTTATTTTCTTTATAAAAAACCAGTCATTGAACATAAGGATTTCATTTTAAAAAAAATTTACATAGGAGAAAAATACTATCATCCTTTTTTTGATGGCTCAATTGTAAGATTCAAAACTCAAAAAAAGGAAATCTATATTACCTTTGATGGTGGAAGTTTTGCACAGAGGGCTGATGTGATACTTAATATTTTAAAAAAATATAAGATAAAAAGTTCCTTTTTCCTTACAGGTGAATTTATGGAAAAATTTAAAAATGTTGTCCAGAAAATTATTTCAGATTCCCATGAAGTTTTAAATCACACATACTCCCATCCACATTTTACTACCTATGAAATTAACAAAAAAAACCAAACAATTAAAGGTTTATCACCTGAAATGATATTTGGAGAGCTTTTCAAAACTGAGGAATTATTTGAAAAAATAACTGGAAAAAAGATGGAATTTATATGGAGATCCCCCTATGGTGAGGAAAACGCTGAAATAAGAAGATGGGCAAGCAGGCTCGGTTACATTCATGTAAGGTGGACCTATGATTTCCTTGACTGGAAAAGTGTAAGGGATTATAGGGAAAGGTTTGAAAATTTTAAAAAAATAGAAGATAAAAGAGGTTATATTTTACTTTTGCATCTTGGTTCCCCTGAAAATGACACCTTAGAATACAAAATTTTTCTTGAAAATTTAATTAAAGAATTAAAAAAGGAAGGTTATCAATTTAAAAAAATATCAGAAGGAATAAAGGAGGAAATTTTATGGAACCAAAAGATATCCTTGAAAAACTTGAGGTATTAAAAAGAGGGCATTTTCTTTTAACAAGTGGAAATCACTCCGATATTTATTTTGAAAAATACAGGATACTATCATATCCTTTTTACCTTCAAAAATTACTTGAATTTTCTCTTGATTTCTTAAAAAAAATTGAATTTGATGTGATACTCGGTCCTTTTACAGGTGGTGCTATAATTGCGGAGATTTTAGGTCTTATGTTAAATAAAAGAGCAATATTTGCAGAAAAGGAAAAGGAGGAATTTGTTATAAGAAGAGATTTTTCAATAAATTTTCCTGCAGACGGAATTATAGTTGATGATGTTATAACAACAGGAGGTTCCATTCAAAAAACACTTAAGGCAAGTGAAAAACTCTTAAATATTAAAGGTATTCTTGTTTTAATCGATAGAAGGGAGAAAGAAGAAGATTTTGGAATCCCCTTTTATGCAATTTATAAAGAAAAGGTAAAAATTTTTTCACCTCAGGATTGTCCCTTATGTAAAAAGGGAATCCCACTTGAAAGACCAGGAGGAAAAACTTCTATTTAATAACAATTATTTTTTTGGATTTATAACCTGATTTTAAAAAGTAAACACCACTTTTTTTAATTTCAATTCTTCCACCTGATATAGAGTATAACTTGCTATTTTCTTTTTTAGATAGATTTATATAATTATCTTCCCTTATGTCAACTGAAGGTGAAAATTCTTCATTTATATCAAGATAACCTGAATTATTTATCCCTCCAATTGCATAGAGTTTACCTCCTGAAAAATCACCTGAAAATTCACTTCTTGCTGTTGGCATAGCAAGACCAGTTTCCCAGGTATTTGTGAAAAAATTAAATTCTTCATTAATATTCAGGTATCCATTTCTATATCCACCTATTGCGTATATTTTAAAACCATCACACTTTGTCAAAAGGAAAGCCCGCGGTGTTGGCATATTTATTCCATTAGACCAGGTATTATTAGAGGGGTCATAAATTTCAATTTTGTTTAAATCACCTGTTCCATTTTTTCCTCCTATTACATAAATTTTTCCATTATATACACAGGCACCAAAATATGCTCTTGGTGTTGGCATTGGAGCTTTTATACTCCATGTGTTTGATGAAATTGAGTATTCTTCATTTATTGATAAATACTGGCTACCGTTGAATCCTCCAATTACATAAATTTTTCCATTTAGATAAACAGCAGCAGCACCTTCCCTTGCCTGGTTCATAGGAGCTTTTGTTGTCCATGTATTTGTTACTGGATTATATTCTTCGTTTATTTTTAAATAAGAGCCATTAAACCCACCTATTGCGTAAATTTTATTCCCGTCTGATACAAGAACAAATCTTTCCCTTGGTGTTGGCATAGAAGTTTTTGTTTCCCAGGAGTCTGTTACAGGGTCATAAACTTCATTAGTTCCAAGAAAACCCGTTGCATTTCTACCACCTATTACATAGATTTTTCCATTAAGTTCTACTGCACCATGACCTTTTCTATTAACTGTCATTTTCGTTTTTGTCTGCCAGATTTCAAAGAAAATTAGAAAACACAAAAAACCTTTTATTAAGCTCATAGAAGTATTATAATCAATTTAATAAAAAAATACAATACTACAAAAAAATATTTTAAAATTTAAGAACTTTAATAATAACTTCAAAAATTAAACCTAAAATAAAAAAGTAACCAAATTTTTTATTATGGTCAAAAGCAAAGGCAACAAACCATAATGGCCATACTGAGTCAGGATAAATTTCAGGTTTTGTTAAAGGTTTTGGCTTTAAATAAACTTTAAGGATTCTATCAAAAAACCATTTTAAAGAAAAAAGAACAATAAGCATTGTTAATCTGAAAAATCCAATTAATACAAGATAAATGGTTAATACATACTGTAAAGAAATTATTATAATATTTAAAATTCTCGCATTTTTTTCACCAATAATAACAGGTAATGTTTTTATACCTTTACTTTTGTCATCCTCATATTTATCAATATGCTTTCCAAATATAACACTCGTTGCTCCTAAACTGTATATAAAACTCATCAGAATAACTTTTATATCCCATTCTCCAGTGATTATATAATATCCACTCCCTATCATAAGTGGTCCCCATACTATTAAAACACTCAATTCTCCGAGTCCTATATATTTTAAAGGCCATGTATAAAATAGAATAAAAAAAGAACCTATTAAAACTAAAATTAATGCTTGAATTCCTTTTAAATATATAAAATAAATTCCCACTAAAAGCGAAAGTATACCTGTAACTATTACATATTTAAAAAATTCTTTTTTATCTAATAGATTATGTTCAAAGGGGTGAGGTCCGTATTGCGCCCTAAAGTAATTTTCCTTATCTACTCCTTTTATAAAATCTGTATAATCATTTAACATATTGTTTAAGGCATGGGCTAATACAAGTCCAATAGTTAATATAATCCAGTTTAATAAATCAAATTTATCATTTAAAAAAGTTAAAATGCCTACAATATAAGAAGGTATTAATGTAATAACAAAAACAGCTCCTCTTGTGAGAATTAACCATTTTGATATAACATCAAGTTTTTCCCATTCTTCTTTATCTATTCTCGGTATAACCCTCAGTGCTTTTATCCAGAAAGAAACATTCACGGGATTAAATCAAATGTATAAAATCATGAATTAAAAAGTAAAATCTACCAATCAAAAGAGCTATTCTTGCCATAACAGTATATCCAAAAGCTGCACCAAAACCTATCATTATGAATATAATCCCAATTTTTGAAAAAATCTTTAAAAAACCCTTATGTTCCTTGGAAAAGAAAAAGTAAGATAAAACTGTGAATGTTCCTATAAATATTATTAAAGAGTTAAAAAAGTATAAG
This window harbors:
- a CDS encoding periplasmic heavy metal sensor gives rise to the protein MKSLIPLIILISQPEQGEFLKRMFLKRNPEIIIRVLALDSYVQKNIGLSKEEAELFKNLYFNLEKETEKIKSEIRIKEIELEEVMQSEKIDFNKAEKLIEELAELNKNLRIKQIEAFKKVYDKLGNKRFNEIREKLREMRRERDRERKMLWKN
- a CDS encoding kelch repeat-containing protein, encoding MSLIKGFLCFLIFFEIWQTKTKMTVNRKGHGAVELNGKIYVIGGRNATGFLGTNEVYDPVTDSWETKTSMPTPRERFVLVSDGNKIYAIGGFNGSYLKINEEYNPVTNTWTTKAPMNQAREGAAAVYLNGKIYVIGGFNGSQYLSINEEYSISSNTWSIKAPMPTPRAYFGACVYNGKIYVIGGKNGTGDLNKIEIYDPSNNTWSNGINMPTPRAFLLTKCDGFKIYAIGGYRNGYLNINEEFNFFTNTWETGLAMPTARSEFSGDFSGGKLYAIGGINNSGYLDINEEFSPSVDIREDNYINLSKKENSKLYSISGGRIEIKKSGVYFLKSGYKSKKIIVIK
- a CDS encoding RNA polymerase sigma factor; protein product: MDKNEKENLFNILYDKYFDRIWKYVYYKVSNREDAQDLCQEIFFKVYKGLDKFEGRSSYYTWIFKIAMNSVISFYRKRKFIKFIPLDFVDEKHYSYERDEKKEKIFEKMKMLPEEIRETLELYYISSFKVKEIAEILGIPEGTVKTRLKRGRELLIELLK
- a CDS encoding polysaccharide deacetylase family protein, which translates into the protein MKKERKRCEKHPERFLTRKCFRCKKEICSKCSIKKYRHYFCSKKCIYLFLFENFKKKRIYKEPLSYPYIKIIFVSFILLFFISIYFLYKKPVIEHKDFILKKIYIGEKYYHPFFDGSIVRFKTQKKEIYITFDGGSFAQRADVILNILKKYKIKSSFFLTGEFMEKFKNVVQKIISDSHEVLNHTYSHPHFTTYEINKKNQTIKGLSPEMIFGELFKTEELFEKITGKKMEFIWRSPYGEENAEIRRWASRLGYIHVRWTYDFLDWKSVRDYRERFENFKKIEDKRGYILLLHLGSPENDTLEYKIFLENLIKELKKEGYQFKKISEGIKEEILWNQKISLKNLRY
- a CDS encoding prenyltransferase; the protein is MNVSFWIKALRVIPRIDKEEWEKLDVISKWLILTRGAVFVITLIPSYIVGILTFLNDKFDLLNWIILTIGLVLAHALNNMLNDYTDFIKGVDKENYFRAQYGPHPFEHNLLDKKEFFKYVIVTGILSLLVGIYFIYLKGIQALILVLIGSFFILFYTWPLKYIGLGELSVLIVWGPLMIGSGYYIITGEWDIKVILMSFIYSLGATSVIFGKHIDKYEDDKSKGIKTLPVIIGEKNARILNIIIISLQYVLTIYLVLIGFFRLTMLIVLFSLKWFFDRILKVYLKPKPLTKPEIYPDSVWPLWFVAFAFDHNKKFGYFFILGLIFEVIIKVLKF
- the uvrC gene encoding excinuclease ABC subunit UvrC, whose product is MEFNKENLELVPEKPGVYLFYDKKGNLLYIGKARNLKERIRTHLNAEYENPRLSLMIEKVKNFEFIVTSSEPEALLLENNLIKSKKPRFNIRLRDDKKYPYLKITLREMYPRIFMTRDLRDDGSLLIGPFHSAKSLRKALRMTLRIFPIRTCKYKLPSKKKINPCLEYELKRCPAPCVEGFVDPKEYREVVNKAVLFFTGRTESVEDYLLKEIEKCKEKMEFEKAARLRDALYSIRELSRSQIAVLEEEKSLDVLACQIHHPFASISLLRVRKGKLLDMENFILDVPFYYEEKDVLFSFASQYYLSGILGSEEIILIKVDENYKEIEEALKLKRNVSIKFREPEGEDEEKLLKMAEENARIKLEEYYIEKKGKILPSKAIVELKENLNLKDYPFHIECLDISHSFGDERVGAVVVFKNGKRDKKSYRKYKIKTEEARSDPQMVYEVVKRRFKRLKEENEKFPDLFIIDGGKPQLSAALNALKELDIKDVKVCAFAKTFDQLYFPDGREVMIPKKTYAIRLLRDIRSEAHRFAVAFHRKKMEKKVKISELDGIPGIGEKKKMEILRFFGSIERLKGASIDEIAKVKGIGRKLAEIIYERLHS
- a CDS encoding orotate phosphoribosyltransferase, which encodes MEPKDILEKLEVLKRGHFLLTSGNHSDIYFEKYRILSYPFYLQKLLEFSLDFLKKIEFDVILGPFTGGAIIAEILGLMLNKRAIFAEKEKEEFVIRRDFSINFPADGIIVDDVITTGGSIQKTLKASEKLLNIKGILVLIDRREKEEDFGIPFYAIYKEKVKIFSPQDCPLCKKGIPLERPGGKTSI